The genomic region ttaattaattaatactccgtatatttttatttttaaattagttttttgcagttaaaatttttattttttttatatttattttacctCTTCtgctttaaattaaaaaattttttatatttattttacctCATAACTCTCTTTCTTAAATCTCACTTCTAACCAAATCTATTACCGTTGTTCACCACCGTTACCGGTGTCTTGTTCAACGTTACATCTCCTTCGTGATTTTCTATTCGTATTACTTTTATTATCTTAAGCAAAAAATATCTCTAACTATATTTTTTAGGTAAGATTTATTAATCTTTTCAGATATTATGTACTTATATATAcactttaatattattaatttaaaagatTTCATATATTTATCTCTTTTGTTAAGATATTTAAAAAACATGTTTAACCGCTTTAAAAAATAATACGAGAACGTTTATTTAAAATAAGatgaatatatttatttaaaatttaaaaattttaaataaatttattcatattaatttaaaataatacgaATATGtttgtttaaataaaaaaattttagaataataagAGTATTATATCCTTTtaattagtcaccaaaaaaaaatatccttttaattcttttaaatttttatttttatcataattttataataatttaatatcaatctaaaaataaaataaatttaaattaaaacaaaaaatttaacccAAATAGAATTTAATGCTGATTCTTTTCTCTTTCCTTAATAATTAAACGatgattcttctctttctttttaattaagaAGCACTAAAACTCCAAACaaattttttctcttatttttaattaaagaACACTAAAACTCCAAATAATTTGAGAGTACCAAATCAGGTCCCAACTTACAGTTAAAACACTTTCTAATATTAATAAGATTATATGAATTTGATTGATGACATTTAATgtagttttttaaatttgaaaactattttaatatttatgttatactataattatattttagcatgtttatttataatttatttattattttattttaaaacggttttttcggttgaaccaccgATTAGATCGGTTGGACCAATAAACTAGTGAACCAGTAGTTAGAGCGGTTTGATGATCGGTCCGGTTTTCCGAACCTTGTTGTACGCATATATCTCTAACTACTTGCTTAATTAGTCATCATTCATGATAATTCTAATGTAGCGGTGTAATGTaagttgatttaattttttttttaaatcaatatatatcaaaagattttaaaaatttaattgaaattctGATTATGTatgaaagatttgaattttatttcGCATATCAATTATTTATCTTTAAATGATTAAGGACTAATTATTACCTCTAACAATacatatttttagaaaataaaaaaataattatattaatgtgTGGAAATAATACATTAGATATTAATGCCTGATCTATCTTAATTATGTTTGTTTTTAGAATGATTTTTGTTGAGATTGTAtaatagaaaattaaatattgttaccgtattttttatgatattacgCTCTACAAATGATATTTTTATACAATCACTTAATATATTCACTAACATACATCTTAAATCGTTAAAAAAACCTCTTATAAATTATTACTTGTTCTACCGTTCTACcgtttttgcctttttttttttcagatagaTTTTATGAATATCCTTATTGATATAGATAATGATATTAAGGAGAAGGAATCAAAGAATGAATTAACGAGAATGAGAATGAAATTAAAAATGAAGAGACCAACAGTAAAAATCAAAGAGGAGACGACAGTTACACCAAAATTTTGGctataaagtttaaaaattttacatTGTCAAAATTTTATCTAATCATAAAAACTTATCTGCAATTTATCTtcatataaaatttataattaagaaCCGTAGatgataatttaattaaacttatcaaatcatctaacgattcttaaatatcaacttcacataaaaactaatgtatataaattttcattatattaaaaatagataaatagatatttttttatttgcaacCCACGTACCACTTATGAAATATATAATGAAAAATTCCACTTTAccgcttcaacaacaacaacaaagccttgtctcactaggtggggtcggctacatgaatcaaacgacagTCATTGtgttctgtcatgtatcatgtctacaaagAGACCGTTTAAATGtaaatctcgtttgaccacctcatggatagtcttcttaggtcttcctctgttTTTCatcccttgtccatcttccatctcatccaccctcccgactgggtgttctgtcggttttcttctcacatgtccaaaccacctgagatgcgattcaaccatcttttccacaatgggtgctactccaactctctcccttatatcttcgttccttattttatccaattgcatatgaccactcatccatctcaacatcttcatctctgtcacattcaacttatgttcgtgctctcctttggccgcccaacactctgtaccataaagtatagccggtcttatagtagtgcgatagaatttacctttaaattttaaaggcacttttttgtcgcatataaaaccagatgcactccgccattttgaccaacctgcttggatcctatgatttacatcatgttcaatctctccattatcctgtatgatgcatctaagatacttaaaacttttaacttttggtaGGATATTTTCtctaatcttcacctctatattagggttttcccttctcagactgaacttacattccatatattccgtcttgctacggcttatgcgcagaccatataCTTCTAAAGCTTCTCTTCTTAAGTCCAACtttttatttaggtcttcccttgactctcccataaggacgatatcatcggcaaaaagcatgcacgaTGACAcgggctcttggatgtgctctgtgagtacttccaagactaatgtgaaaagatatggacttaaggatgatccctggcaTAATCCTATACTAATAGAAAATTCCTTTGTCACACCACCTTaggtcttcacactagttgtgaccccatcatacatgtctttaattgtacGAATATATGTTATCTTTACtttcctcttttctaaaaccttccataagacttCCTTTGACATCCTATCGtatgctttttccaaatcaataaacaccatatgtagatcccttttattactacgatacctctccatcatccttcttaacaggtatatCGCTTCGGTGGTGGATCTGCCTGTCATAAATCCAAATTGATTTTCttttacttgtgtctcttttctcaacttccgttctatcaccatttcccataacttcatggtatgactcatgagcttgatccctctatagtttttgcaactttgtatatccccttattcttgtagataggtaccaaggtgttttttctccactcatcaggcatcttctttgactttaaaatctcattaaaaaacttggttaaccagttgatgcttttccctccaaaacccttccaaacctcaatcggaatATTATCAAGTCCTACtaccctgccatttttcatctgctttagaacCTTTTTTACTTCGAAGTCTcaaatccttcgatagtagtcaaaatTTTGATATTCTTTCCTTGTACATAACCGACCAAGACttggaagagtcttctgtccttcattaaataactcgtagaagtagatCTTCCACCTTttattaatcttctcctcttgagccagcaCCTCTTCATCCTTATCCTTTTTGCACTTAACCTAAtacaaatctctcgttcttctttcacgatccttatacctttttctcctttccACTTTACCGCTTcaagtgaaaaaaaaattcagagaTTAAACCATTCCTCGAGTGTGTGCAACTAATTTAGCCGATAGTTTGTATTTAATTTTGGTACACCATTCCACGTCCCAAAAAAACATTTGATATAAATGGCAGTGAAGAAGGAATAATACAACTTTTCATCAGATTGCATCACCTCTGCAATTTTGAAAAATGATTCTGaaattattttttcatttatttactGTATATTCAACAATATTATGCTATGGTCTTTGATTTGAATAAAATACTTACAAATGATTGGTTGCATACAAAAGATTACTACAATATACATTTCACCCACACATTAATACCTGGCTGGTCATGAACACAGTTCATACTTCATAGGTAGCAAAACAACACTAATCATCTGAAATTTTTACACAAAATTGGCAATGAATTAGCAATCATTTGGGTTTGACCAAGTAAGAAGCCCATATCTCGTTGGCTGGAGGAGGAGGTTGAACCCAGTGCCCTGGTATGCGGCTGTTCGAAGTGGGGCaccaaaacaaaaaggggttaaAAACAGATTAGTGAAATACAGAGTTAACATGTTAAACATAAGTGTAAATTCTTTTTTTGGATGAGATTTATGCGTGGAATTAAATTGATATCATCCCTTAATTTTAAGGGTATACCAACCAAATTAACCCAAATAATGAAGAATTAGCAGAAAAgcttcattttttttcttatttcttaccTTCCTCCTGGTCTGATATAGGCATCCCACCCTCTTCTAACCTGCATGAGATCATTCAGAAAAAATTCTTAATAATCAATAAATCAAAATGAATGTATGAATGGATTAAATTTAAGCACGTAAAAAGGGGGGAAATAGTATTATTAGGCTATTAGTGTATCAATGAAGTAAAAGTAGCAGTCTTCACTACTAAAGAATTCAACTGATAACATACAAATTCTGAAGAGATAAAGAAGAAAAGGTAATATGCATTAAGAATTAAAAATTTGATGATAAAGTAGTTGAAAATACCTCAATAAGCGTTCCCATGTCATTGTTGCTGCCATGATAATAATGATAGAACTCAATAGGTAAATTTGCCAAAGGATCATATGTTCCTCCACTACTCTGTCCTTCTGAAGCAATTTTACTGGATTTATACTCAACAGCATCAGATCCCTCTTCAGGCACCTTATCAACCGTTTTCTCTTTGTTCTCCTCAACTTTAGTGTCAGTGCTACTTTCTTTTGAGAGCATCCCTTGATTTTTGCTAGCTTTCCTGGATTCTTCAGCAGTTGCTATCGCATCTTTAGCAGCAACTGTTTCCGCTGCAGCCAAAGCTTCACGCTCCTCTTCTTCCACTGCAGCCTGAACTCTCTCAAGAAACTTGTCATCCTCCTCAGGAAGAAAATGGCCTGCATAATTTGTAAAGAACCAAGGTCGCGTCAAGTATGAAAGAAACTGAATgttacattatatatatatatatatatacacacacacatttATATTACACTTCAGTCACCTTGTTTTTTCAACTTTTGAATCCTTATGGAGCGTAATTCTTGAAGCTTCTCCACAACCAAGAGCATTTCAAGCTGTGATGTGAAATAATGTAATGTAACAAAATCAATCAACACCCAAAAGTATGGAGTAAGTAGTgtgggataaaaaataaaatgattcATGTTGATAGAATAAACATACAGCTAGATGGGGAAATTTCTACAAAAGATTCGAAAGTAAAAAATTGGACTTGTGGCAAAGAAAGAGGCAATGGATGCCTTTGACAAAGACAACAACATGAAAAGGAACTACAGGACAAAAGAACAGAACATGATGGTAAACTGCTAAGGAGCCTAGCATGATGGAAAGGATTCACATAACTTAGGTAGTCAGTAGACACGAGATATAAAAGTCATCACATAACATTGGTGAATTCTATAGAACATTTGACAAGTTATTCAAAGTTAACATAAACCACAATTTAACAATGATTTACCAGTCATTTGTACGAAAAGGAAGTTTACCTCAGCCTCTaatttcctcttctcttctttggcTTTAATCTTAGCAATTTCCTTCATCTTTTCCACCTGCAAAAGACATGTTTTAGACATCCCTAAGACATGTATAAATTGCAGTTCAAACTGAAGCAACTGATAATATATCTATACTAATCAAATGTGCAAACAGATTACACAATTACTCAATTTCACCATTTCTCACATCTCACTAAGaaactaataaagaaaaaataGCAGCAAAAGAAGCAATAGCATATAGCATGTAAACAATTTGAAGCAATACACAGAAATATGTTATTGGAAATATTATGAACTGAAAGTTTTACAACTTAGCTGCTCTCTTAATCCTGAAAAATAGCATATAAATAATATTGTAGCAACATGTTGACTATAATTATGTGTAATGAGGatttgaaaaacataaaaaatatatatatatataaaagtaaaaaattgAGAAGTTAAATTTCTAGCCATTCATATATAGCCACCAAGCCACCGATTAATCCTTGAATTTTGCCAAAGACCGCAATCATATATCTGTTTTTGAGAATCATGTGATTCATATTTTGGCATAAATTAATTCATGCAGACAGCAGACATGCTTTTCCTCTTTAGCCTTGCAACAGCAAAAGCTCACTagcaaattcaaagtaaaaagtaTGCAGGCAAAAACATCAATACCTTGCAGTTTGCAACATCCTTAGAAATCTCCCTTGCTCTCCATTCATCAGCTTCTCGGTCAATGCAATAAAATTCCTCCTGctcctatattttttattttttgataaagAAAGGACCAAAGAGCCAAACATAGAAACAGGTTTCAAGAAACGGCTACAATAAAAGGGCAATGAAAATATctcacaaaaacaaagaaaaagtaaccTTTGCCAGCATTTCTGCAATacgcttccttttcttcttccgccAGCGCTTATTTCTTTTGGATTTGTACACTTTATTCGCAAACCTTGCAGCCGCAGATTTCTCCTCCCATGGACTTGCTTCATCCGCAACATATCTGAATGGCTCCAGCTGAGATCTTAGCTTTGACATCAAATAATTAGCTGCTTCAACTGCCAACGATTCTTGGGATTCTATATTAACCCTTCTGTCTTGCAAACATTCTAGAAAACCAGGCAGGTAAGGTTCATTAGATCCATGTTTCACATCTTCTAAAGACACTTTaccatctttgatcatcatcaacATCTCTAGCTCCTTTTGCCTAAGAAAAACAGCAAGTTTATAATTTTGATAAGAATATAATTAACTAGCTTACAGCATAAAAGCTATTAATTTTGGAGAAACATTAAGTTTAAAAAAGTGAAAGTAATATATGAAGCCAAAATAAAAACATACATTGCCTTTGCAAGATTAAGAGTGTCCTGCAATTCTCTGAGGCGTTCACAAACATTTCGGTTTTGCCAAAATGAACTTGAATTTGGTGGATCAGGAGGTAACATTGGAAACTGAGGAGGTCCAAGAGGATGAGGTGGTGGCACATACTGAAAATGAAATGGATTCATTTCTTTCAAGTATGCACTACTCCTTGATTAAGAGACTAaccctaaataaataaataaccaaaagaagaaaaaaaaatcaccaGATAAAACCAAAACAAGCCATGATATTCATAATCAAACTAAGAAATATTGAAATAACTTGTTTCATTCCAAACTGATAGAATCATAAAATTACCAAAAAAACAGATTCATAACACTGTAGATTTTTCAATTGAGCGCTCCTGCCAAACTGGGATCCCATTATGCATGATTTCCCATAgaaattttttgttcttaaattc from Arachis ipaensis cultivar K30076 chromosome B02, Araip1.1, whole genome shotgun sequence harbors:
- the LOC107625001 gene encoding U11/U12 small nuclear ribonucleoprotein 59 kDa protein-like isoform X1, with translation MNPFHFQYVPPPHPLGPPQFPMLPPDPPNSSSFWQNRNVCERLRELQDTLNLAKAMQKELEMLMMIKDGKVSLEDVKHGSNEPYLPGFLECLQDRRVNIESQESLAVEAANYLMSKLRSQLEPFRYVADEASPWEEKSAAARFANKVYKSKRNKRWRKKKRKRIAEMLAKEQEEFYCIDREADEWRAREISKDVANCKVEKMKEIAKIKAKEEKRKLEAELEMLLVVEKLQELRSIRIQKLKKQGHFLPEEDDKFLERVQAAVEEEEREALAAAETVAAKDAIATAEESRKASKNQGMLSKESSTDTKVEENKEKTVDKVPEEGSDAVEYKSSKIASEGQSSGGTYDPLANLPIEFYHYYHGSNNDMGTLIEVRRGWDAYIRPGGSRIPGHWVQPPPPANEIWASYLVKPK
- the LOC107625001 gene encoding U11/U12 small nuclear ribonucleoprotein 59 kDa protein-like isoform X2: MLPPDPPNSSSFWQNRNVCERLRELQDTLNLAKAMQKELEMLMMIKDGKVSLEDVKHGSNEPYLPGFLECLQDRRVNIESQESLAVEAANYLMSKLRSQLEPFRYVADEASPWEEKSAAARFANKVYKSKRNKRWRKKKRKRIAEMLAKEQEEFYCIDREADEWRAREISKDVANCKVEKMKEIAKIKAKEEKRKLEAELEMLLVVEKLQELRSIRIQKLKKQGHFLPEEDDKFLERVQAAVEEEEREALAAAETVAAKDAIATAEESRKASKNQGMLSKESSTDTKVEENKEKTVDKVPEEGSDAVEYKSSKIASEGQSSGGTYDPLANLPIEFYHYYHGSNNDMGTLIEVRRGWDAYIRPGGSRIPGHWVQPPPPANEIWASYLVKPK